From a region of the Mobula birostris isolate sMobBir1 chromosome 28, sMobBir1.hap1, whole genome shotgun sequence genome:
- the LOC140188911 gene encoding histone H3, translated as MARTKQTARKSTGGKAPRKQLATKAARKSAPATGGVKKPHRYRPGTVALREIRRYQKSTELLIRKLPFQRLVREIAQDFKTDLRFQSSAVMALQEASEAYLVGLFEDTNLCAIHAKRVTIMPKDIQLARRIRGERA; from the coding sequence ATGGCCCGCACCAAGCAGACAGCGCGTAAATCGACCGGAGGGAAAGCTCCTCGCAAACAGTTGGCGACCAAAGCGGCGCGGAAGAGCGCTCCAGCCACCGGCGGAGTGAAGAAGCCTCATCGCTACCGGCCTGGCACCGTGGCTCTGCGGGAGATCCGGCGCTACCAGAAATCCACCGAGCTGCTCATCCGCAAACTTCCCTTCCAGCGCCTGGTGCGGGAGATCGCTCAGGACTTCAAAACCGATCTGCGGTTCCAGAGCTCGGCCGTCATGGCCCTACAGGAGGCCAGCGAGGCTTACCTGGTCGGGCTGTTTGAGGACACTAACCTGTGCGCCATCCACGCCAAGCGAGTCACCATCATGCCCAAGGACATCCAGTTGGCCCGCCGCATCCGCGGGGAGCGCGCCTGA
- the LOC140188964 gene encoding histone H1-like, with protein MTETAPAETAPPAAPAAAKKTPKKKAAGRSKPAGPKLGEQIDKIVADCRDRKGMSAVAIMKALTSSGVDVGKRRAQIRMCIRKRVESGSLVQTKGAGLSGSFKSGQGKSAVKAVKKANKPSVKKSAIKKSPSKKSGAKNPAAKKAAAKKPAAKKAAAKKPAAKKAAAKKPAAKKTAAKKPAAKKAAAKKPAASKPKSPKKLAAPKKKAAKKTAVKK; from the coding sequence ATGACCGAGACAGCACCCGCCGAAACGGCTCCTCCAGCCGCACCCGCCGCCGCAAAGAAGACTCCCAAGAAGAAGGCGGCCGGCCGGAGCAAACCAGCCGGTCCCAAGCTGGGCGAACAAATCGATAAGATTGTGGCGGATTGTCGCGATCGGAAGGGAATGTCCGCTGTGGCCATCATGAAGGCTCTGACCAGCAGCGGTGTCGATGTGGGGAAACGTCGCGCCCAGATCAGGATGTGCATCAGGAAGAGAGTGGAAAGCGGCTCCTTGGTTCAGACCAAGGGCgcgggtctttcgggatcctttaAATCCGGTCAAGGAAAAAGTGCCGTGAAAGCGGTGAAGAAAGCGAACAAACCATCGGTAAAGAAATCTGCCATCAAGAAATCTCCAAGCAAGAAGTCTGGCGCCAAGAACCCAGCGGCTAAGAAAGCGGCAGCGAAGAAACCAGCGGCTAAAAAAGCGGCAGCTAAGAAACCAGCGGCTAAAAAAGCGGCAGCTAAGAAACCAGCGGCTAAAAAAACGGCAGCTAAGAAACCAGCGGCTAAAAAAGCGGCAGCTAAGAAACCAGCGGCGTCGAAGCCAAAGAGCCCCAAGAAACTCGCAGCCCCGAAGAAGAAGGCGGCCAAGAAGACAGCAGTCAAAAAGTGA
- the LOC140188912 gene encoding histone H2AX-like, which translates to MSGRGKSGAGKVRSKAKSRSSRAGLQFPVGRVHRLLRKGNYAERVGAGAPVYLAAVLEYLTAEILELAGNAARDNKKTRIIPRHLQLAVRNDEELNKLLGGVTIAQGGVLPNIQAVLLPKKTGGASK; encoded by the coding sequence ATGTCTGGACGTGGAAAAAGCGGCGCCGGCAAAGTTCGGTCCAAGGCCAAATCTCGCTCATCTCGGGCTGGACTGCAGTTCCCGGTCGGCCGGGTTCATCGACTCCTAAGAAAGGGCAACTATGCTGAGCGGGTGGGTGCCGGAGCCCCGGTCTATCTGGCTGCTGTTCTCGAGTATCTGACAGCCGAAATCCTCGAATTGGCCGGCAATGCAGCCCGGGACAATAAGAAGACCCGCATCATCCCCCGACACCTGCAGCTGGCCGTCCGCAACGACGAGGAGCTGAACAAGCTGCTGGGAGGGGTGACTATCGCTCAGGGCGGTGTGTTACCCAATATCCAGGCTGTGCTGTTGCCCAAGAAAACCGGCGGTGCCAGTAAGTGA
- the LOC140189294 gene encoding histone H2B 1/2-like: protein MPETAKPAPKKGAKKTLPKPAGKAGKKRKRLRKESYSIYIYKVMKQVHPDTGISSKAMSIMNSFVNDIFERIGGEASRLAHYNKRSTITSREIQTAVRLLLPGELAKHAVSEGTKAVTKYTSSK, encoded by the coding sequence ATGCCTGAGACAGCGAAACCCGCTCCGAAGAAGGGCGCCAAGAAAACTCTGCCCAAACCAGCCGGTAAGGCAGGGAAGAAGCGCAAGAGGCTGAGGAAGGAGAGTTACTCCATCTACATCTACAAAGTGATGAAGCAGGTTCACCCCGATACTGGCATCTCCTCCAAGGCCATGAGCATCATGAACTCATTCGTCAACGACATCTTCGAGCGCATCGGGGGCGAGGCTTCACGCCTGGCCCATTACAACAAGCGGTCAACCATCACCTCACGGGAGATCCAGACCGCCGTGCGCCTGCTGCTGCCCGGGGAGCTGGCCAAGCACGCCGTTTCCGAAGGGACAAAGGCGGTGACCAAGTACACCAGCTCCAAGTAA